The Streptomyces sp. Je 1-332 genome has a window encoding:
- a CDS encoding ATP-binding cassette domain-containing protein: protein MIRAHELTKRYGAKTVVEDLSFTVHPGTVTGFLGPNGAGKSTTMRMLLGLDAPTRGRSTVGDRTYATHTAPLHEVGALLEARSVHPGRTAFHHLMALAHTHGIPRRRVETVLDLVGIHEVARKRVKGFSLGMGQRLGIAAALLGDPAVIILDEPVNGLDPEGVLWIRNLLKSLAAEGRTVLVSSHLMSEMALTAEHLIIIGRGRLLADTTVETFVRESGTGSVRVVTPEAGLLGELLAAPGVQITSDAPGVLDVRGADGEHIGRTAAQNGIPLFELTSHTASLEQAFMDLTRDSVEYVTPSITPQPEGAAA, encoded by the coding sequence ATGATTCGGGCACACGAACTCACCAAGCGCTACGGCGCCAAGACCGTCGTCGAGGACCTGTCCTTCACCGTCCACCCCGGCACCGTCACCGGCTTCCTCGGCCCCAACGGCGCGGGCAAGTCCACCACCATGCGGATGCTCCTCGGCCTCGACGCCCCGACCCGCGGCCGCTCCACCGTCGGCGACCGGACGTACGCGACGCACACCGCGCCCCTGCACGAGGTGGGCGCGCTGCTTGAGGCGCGGTCCGTCCATCCGGGCCGCACCGCCTTCCACCACCTGATGGCCCTGGCTCATACGCACGGCATCCCGCGTCGCCGCGTCGAGACGGTCCTCGACCTCGTGGGCATCCACGAGGTGGCCCGCAAGCGCGTGAAGGGCTTCTCGCTCGGCATGGGCCAGCGCCTCGGTATCGCGGCGGCGCTCCTCGGCGACCCGGCCGTGATCATCCTCGACGAGCCGGTCAACGGCCTCGACCCCGAGGGCGTCCTGTGGATCCGCAACCTCCTCAAGTCGCTTGCCGCGGAGGGCCGTACGGTCCTGGTCTCCTCGCACCTCATGAGCGAGATGGCGCTGACCGCCGAGCACCTGATCATCATCGGCCGCGGCAGGCTCCTCGCGGACACGACAGTCGAAACCTTCGTACGCGAGTCGGGCACCGGCTCCGTCAGGGTCGTCACCCCCGAGGCGGGCCTGCTCGGCGAGCTGCTCGCCGCGCCGGGCGTACAGATCACCAGTGACGCGCCGGGCGTACTCGACGTACGCGGCGCGGACGGCGAACACATCGGCCGCACGGCGGCGCAGAACGGCATCCCCCTCTTCGAACTGACCTCGCACACCGCCTCGTTGGAGCAGGCGTTCATGGACCTGACGCGGGACTCGGTCGAGTACGTCACCCCGTCGATCACCCCGCAGCCGGAAGGAGCCGCAGCATGA
- a CDS encoding ABC transporter permease has translation MSTDTLTPTTRTAPGPSSAYRLSTKGVLRSEWHKLWTLRSTWIILLTAAALVLAVGITMGVTYDGDDAEIDTVVFTLFGTQLSQICLAVLGILVTAGEYSTGMIRASLTAVPKRLPVLWSKAGIFAAAAFTMCFATNVVTFLTAQIWLSGSDKELSLTDSGVLGALASSAAAITLLSLIALGLGALFRSVPGAIGAFVGAVLILPEVLTMLPFAAMDTVIRHFPAQAATSLGSLTRVENTIAPATALFTLTLWAAVIIAVASVLLKRRDV, from the coding sequence ATGAGCACCGACACTCTCACGCCCACCACCCGGACGGCCCCGGGGCCCTCGTCGGCGTACCGCCTGAGCACCAAGGGCGTTCTGCGCTCCGAATGGCACAAGCTGTGGACGCTCCGCTCGACCTGGATCATCCTGCTCACCGCCGCCGCCCTCGTCCTGGCCGTCGGCATCACGATGGGCGTCACCTATGACGGGGACGACGCCGAGATCGACACGGTCGTCTTCACCCTCTTCGGCACGCAGCTCTCCCAGATCTGCCTCGCGGTCCTCGGCATCCTCGTCACCGCGGGCGAGTACTCGACGGGCATGATCCGGGCGTCCCTCACCGCGGTCCCGAAGCGGCTGCCGGTCCTGTGGTCCAAGGCGGGGATCTTCGCGGCCGCCGCCTTCACGATGTGTTTCGCCACCAACGTCGTCACGTTCCTCACCGCCCAGATCTGGCTCTCCGGCTCCGACAAGGAACTGTCCCTGACGGACTCCGGGGTCCTGGGCGCCCTCGCGAGCAGCGCCGCGGCCATCACCCTCCTGAGCCTCATCGCGCTGGGCCTCGGCGCCCTGTTCCGCTCGGTGCCCGGCGCCATCGGCGCGTTCGTCGGCGCCGTGCTGATCCTGCCGGAGGTCCTGACGATGCTGCCGTTCGCGGCCATGGACACCGTCATCCGGCACTTCCCCGCCCAGGCGGCGACCTCGCTCGGCTCGCTCACCCGGGTGGAGAACACCATCGCCCCGGCTACGGCCCTGTTCACGCTCACGCTCTGGGCAGCCGTGATCATCGCCGTGGCTTCGGTCCTGCTCAAGCGGCGCGACGTCTGA
- a CDS encoding histidine kinase produces MTEPHPLTQLLQRSSQRVRAFDRRRPLVWDILVTTFFVIAALTDATGGWRSTAANTQVPQGQIYLMSVCLTAPLLWRRRHPLVALAVMAAVTAASNWTGAWLQAALIQYIVVFNIALRLPLKTLGRAAAMTALPMTVCVFAYPRDSWDELIVPQIWSFAVVALAGIAVRSRQDYTQALVERAKQLEVERDQQAQLATNAERTRIAREMHDIIGHNLSVITTLADGGSYAAAKSPERAAQALTAIGTTSRQALTELRRLLDVLREEAPGSAALAPQPALTDLDQLIDGVRAAGLPVRSSVRGHPDALPAGGQLTVYRVVQEALTNTLKHGGPAATAYVEVAYDEEGVRATVTDTGVGGSSPRGSSGRGLTGMRERTALYDGTLEAGPLPHPPGGWHVELHLPKESAQ; encoded by the coding sequence GTGACCGAGCCACACCCCCTCACCCAGCTGCTCCAGCGCTCCTCCCAGCGGGTGCGCGCCTTCGACAGGCGCCGCCCGCTGGTCTGGGACATCCTGGTGACCACGTTCTTCGTGATCGCCGCCCTCACCGACGCCACCGGCGGCTGGCGCAGCACCGCGGCCAACACCCAGGTGCCCCAGGGGCAGATCTACCTGATGAGCGTGTGCCTCACCGCCCCGCTCCTGTGGCGCCGCCGCCACCCGCTGGTCGCCCTCGCGGTGATGGCGGCGGTGACCGCGGCCAGCAACTGGACGGGCGCCTGGCTGCAGGCCGCGCTGATCCAGTACATCGTCGTCTTCAACATCGCCCTGCGGCTGCCCTTGAAGACCCTGGGCCGCGCGGCCGCGATGACGGCACTGCCCATGACGGTCTGCGTCTTCGCCTACCCCCGGGACAGCTGGGACGAGCTGATCGTCCCGCAGATCTGGTCCTTCGCCGTCGTTGCCCTGGCAGGAATCGCGGTGCGCTCCCGCCAGGACTACACCCAGGCCCTCGTCGAACGCGCCAAGCAGCTCGAAGTCGAACGGGACCAGCAGGCGCAGCTCGCCACCAACGCCGAACGCACGCGCATAGCCCGGGAGATGCACGACATCATCGGCCACAACCTCTCGGTCATCACGACCCTCGCGGACGGCGGTTCGTACGCCGCCGCCAAGTCCCCCGAGCGCGCCGCCCAGGCCCTCACAGCCATCGGCACCACAAGCCGCCAGGCCCTGACGGAGCTGCGCCGGCTCCTGGACGTCCTGCGCGAGGAAGCCCCTGGCTCGGCCGCGCTCGCTCCCCAGCCCGCGCTCACCGACCTGGACCAACTCATCGACGGGGTACGGGCCGCGGGACTTCCGGTACGCAGCTCCGTGCGCGGCCACCCGGACGCACTCCCGGCAGGCGGACAACTCACGGTCTACCGCGTGGTGCAGGAGGCCCTCACGAACACCCTCAAGCACGGAGGACCGGCAGCCACGGCCTACGTAGAGGTCGCGTACGACGAGGAAGGGGTGCGGGCGACGGTGACGGACACGGGAGTGGGAGGCAGCAGCCCACGCGGATCATCCGGCCGCGGTCTCACAGGAATGCGCGAGCGAACGGCGCTCTACGACGGGACACTTGAGGCAGGCCCGCTGCCGCACCCACCGGGTGGCTGGCACGTCGAACTCCATCTCCCCAAGGAATCCGCTCAGTGA
- a CDS encoding response regulator transcription factor has protein sequence MTTVLIVDDQPMQRFGFRMLLESQDDMRVVGEAGNGSEAVRMTAELSPDVALMDIRMPGLDGIEATRRIVASGDRTRVLILTTFDLDEYAYAGLRAGASGFLIKDALPEELLSGIRAVATGDAVVAPSLTRRLLDAYADHLPTRADSDSDPSRDPRLAALTDREREILTVIGQGWTNAEIAGRLHLAESTVKTHVGRILAKTGARDRVQAVILAYDTKLVRPE, from the coding sequence GTGACCACCGTGCTCATCGTCGACGACCAGCCGATGCAACGCTTCGGCTTCCGCATGCTCCTGGAGAGCCAGGACGACATGAGGGTGGTGGGAGAAGCCGGCAACGGCAGCGAGGCGGTCCGCATGACGGCCGAACTCAGCCCGGACGTGGCCCTGATGGACATCCGCATGCCGGGCCTGGACGGCATCGAGGCCACACGCCGCATCGTGGCGTCGGGCGACCGCACCCGCGTCCTGATCCTCACCACGTTCGACCTGGACGAGTACGCGTACGCGGGCCTGCGTGCGGGGGCCTCGGGTTTCCTCATCAAGGACGCCCTGCCGGAGGAGCTGCTCTCCGGCATCCGCGCGGTCGCCACGGGCGACGCGGTGGTGGCCCCCAGCCTGACCCGCCGCCTCCTCGACGCGTACGCCGATCACCTGCCGACGCGGGCGGATTCGGACTCCGACCCGTCCAGGGACCCGCGCCTGGCAGCGCTGACGGACCGGGAGCGCGAAATCCTGACGGTCATCGGGCAGGGCTGGACGAACGCGGAGATCGCGGGCCGGCTGCATTTGGCGGAGTCGACGGTGAAGACACATGTGGGCCGCATTCTCGCGAAGACGGGGGCGAGAGACCGGGTGCAGGCGGTGATTCTGGCGTACGACACGAAACTGGTGAGGCCGGAGTAA